AAAGATGTATATCCATCATCAAGTGCTGCCATCAACACTAACAGTATAAGTTTTGCCGCAAAAATCTCGCTTCCCAATGAATCCTGCCCACAACATCTACCCTAAAACTCCGGCTCAGCGATGCAGAAACACACAACAAAATGACAATGCAGTAATTCACAAAGGCAAACTCGTCATTTGAGCTAAGGAGGTCTCCTAcgcttgctgctgcatttATAAATTAAGAGCCCAAATGTAAAAAGACCCGCAAACCCAGCTATTGATCAGATTAGCTTCGTCGCCCGGAACACCGCATGCTCGGAAGACCTACCAACGCCACCGAATGCAGCGCCCAGGGGCATCATCTTTTCAGTATCGGGTGGCCCTGCAGGTGTGTTGACATTTTCTGGTGCTTGGATATTGCCTACGGCTGGGATTTGTGTGGTCGTGAGTGGTGGTAGAGATGTGGTTGATACGAGCTGGGCTGTGGGGATTATCGACGTTGTCGACAAGAGCGGCGGGCTAGTAGGCTTGATAGGCTGTAAAGTGAAAGTagacgaagaagacagcGCAATTGGCAGTGCTGCCACTGAAGTCGAAGGAATGGGTGCAGGTGACGCCGTtgtggatgacgaggatgtAGATGACGACGTTGCCTGTTGGGTAGATCCGAGCTGAGTTGAGGAAGTTTCAGACGTTGTAGACGAGAGCGACTGAAAAGAAACAGCAGGCGAGGAAGAGAGCTGAGTTGGCAATGTTGCCTGTGGAGCCAGAGTGAGGAATTGCGGTGACGGggttgtcgatggtgatTCTTCGGACGCAGATGATGCAGTcgatgaagccgacgacACAGAATCGacagatggtgatggcggagCAGTAGCACCGCCTCCTGGAGGTCGAGTAATTGTCACCAGTGTTGTTGGCGCAGTGATAGGATTCGGTAGTGAAGCCACTGGGGTATTTGGGTTTGGCGAGGAAGTCGCAGTTTGTTCATCGATGGGCATTGCATGCGTCAAGGTGACGATGCGAGCTATCCTAGCACCATCTTGTCGTATCTCGATGTGTTCTCTGTTGTCTCTGTGGTGCATCTGCGGCTGCGAGTGCAGCCACTGTACTACTCTCGCGTGCCGTGATGCCAACATTGTGAAtatgatgttgatggataGTGATGAAAATGATTCGGTTGGTGAGTTGGATAAAGCCAACATGCAAACAATACACGGAGGATTTCAGGACATGGCAGATTAATGCAACTATTAGGCTTATACATGGATTGCTTCGTCACGGCTGCTGATGGCAAGGATCCTAGGTCTATTGCAGAATCACCGTCGCGACGTTTAACATGACGGGTTtcacaaaagaaacaagatgACATCATGATGTCATTGGTCCGCTGAATAAACGCAAGTATTGAAGTAGGGTTGTCATTGaatggagttgaggaggacTCGTGGCAAGTTGGGTGGGGAGTTTCAGATCGTGTTGGTGCCAGACGGGAGTTGTTACAGACGTCCCTGGAGAACCCGGGAGAGTCCGGAGTCTGAAATGTGAAGAGATGGGCATGTGTGGGGTGCTTGTCGCTTTCTTTGCGATTTTTTTCTACCGCGTTGGCTGCAATTTTGTTCTGTTGGTAACTAGTTCATCGCAGGTTGGTCTCGTGAGCGAGTGGTAGAGACGGAGAAGAGTGCCTGTTCACAATGAGAACAACTGCGGGATGAGGCAGCAAGGAGAGTAAAGTATCAGCCCTTGAAGGTTTGAACATCGGATGAATACTTCTCTGAAGCGGGACGGGGCTTCTCCGACTTCAGGTACGTGGTGGTTTCGTTTACAGAAttgacacttgacaccagTTTTGACGCTGACGCTGACACTGAAACTTGGAGGGCATAATGTATGATCCGCTGACTTGTCTTGAAGCAATTGAGTCGATACTCAATTATAAGTGTCCTGTTTCTTGGCTGTATCGCCGCACGGCACTGCAAGGTCATTTTCCGCGTATCATACAGCAAAACTTGACAAGACTGACACGTCAGAACAATCCATCgattgctgttgatatgacCTTGCGATTTAAACATACCCGTGCTGCAACGTGATGATACAATGTTTTCATCTGGCATGAAGGGTGCTTGTGTCTATCGCCCTGGCGCGACTTACAGCCTGTGGTAAAAAGgatttgcccacatccaagtgTACACTAACACATCAGTATGTATTAGCATATAATGCGATACGCGATACCTTTTtcttgtttaaatacttttggCCCTCCACTGTCTGAGAGTTTCGCCGTCGTGACGTGTTACGTTGGGGGAAAAGATTCTTGACAGACCATGACTAATCGTAAAGCGTGGTTAGTTTCGTCTAAATGTATTTAGTAGTAGGGCCCATTCAAGATGAAGGAATCAAAACATGCTCTCCTGTATACCAACTTTCATCAATTTGACCCCTCTGAATAGCAAGGAACAGCCCGGGGTACATGTAATCAGGCAAGGCGTGTTGGAACATGTCGGTGAGAACCACCGGCTCGACACCTAACACCTATACATGGAGGGGACATTGAGCTTTCTACTTGCGGCCTGGTTCTTATTGTCCAATACCAGGTGGCCTGTGTCAGTGTTCTagtttggtcaagtcaagtagTACAACGCCATGTCCACTCCCTCTAACACACGGACATCTTTTTGTCCTTCATCCAAGCACACCCAGTTGAGCCTTGTCCAGATTCAAGTCTGCAATCATGGATAATCTGAACTTGACGCCGAAACAAAAAGCTCGTCTAGATAGAGTCGCCAAGCTTCTGCTAGACATTTACCACACCCTAGTGCGCATGCAGTACTTGACGCCGAATGGGTCATCCCAGGTCCAACAACGTCGACCATCTGATTCCCATGTATCGCAAATATGATCTTGAAGATTCCATCATTTATCTTTACACACGACTCCCGTACATTGAGTCAGCGGACAGCGAGCTGAAATTCTTCGGTGGCAGTTATTTTGTAGACTTTCGGATCGAGGGGCACGTCGCGCAAGGCCGCAAGGCAATACCCTTCGACGAAGACGACTAGAGAAGCTGTCTTTGCTAAGCTGCAGTATTGTAAGGCTGAGGATGACCGGTTGCAGGAGGATATTGATCACTTGAAGGGGATGATGTCAAGCTTGAAGGGAAGCCAGAGTTCCTCACTGGCATATGGACAGCGTGGATGAACTTGTAATAGTGAGCTACTAATATAGCAGAGCAAAAGCACATATAGGAAGCGTTGAGGAATGATACTAGCGGCAGGGGGTGAAGTTTTAAAATATCCATGCTCTCTCAACATAAACCAGCCAGGCTGTTACTGTCACGCATGGGAGTATATCCTCCATCTATCGTCATGGACACAATGGCTAAGTATACTGGCATGAACAAGCAGAACGTCGGTGTATGCATACCAGGATAGGAGTCAAGGACAAAGGCGAACTTCCTAAGAAGTCCAAATCTAATATATTGTCTAATAATTGTCTTCGATCCACAAAATCACCGACCACCATCACCTGTGATGCTATGGCTTCAAAAGTTTTACCACTCTAGGCTAATTACAACTGCCAGGGTAACTATGCCATGCCTCTATTTTCCGCATCTCGTCTACGAATTGCCGTACTTTCAGGTATTTTAGCCAAGGGACAATTTTTTTCGGCGCTAAACCACGATTTTGACATGATCGGTCTCTCCGGATGCAACCTCTTGACCTGTTCCTGCGATTAGTGTACCTGCAGGCGACTACTGTAGGATCGTGCGTCAAAGGATGCGCTTTTCAACTTCTGGAATGGTGCACAGTTACATCCAACACGGATCCCGCATCTTTTTCAGTTGGCATAACGTCAGACAGATGAGGGTAATAATCCCACGCATCTCTAAGATAATAAATAAAGACTGACGCGCGTAAAGTAAATTTAATGAGCCCATATTTCACTACAATTCTCAAAGCAATCATGCATCTCCAATCCGCTTGCGTGGTGACCACATTGGTCCTGTCTGTGCTAGCTCTCCCTCAACCGCTCGAAGCGCTGGCCAGCTTAGACAGTGACAATTCCCAAGGCTGCATTCCCCAAGATGACCTTGAACCAAAGAAGCGCGCTGCAGCTGTTGAAGTCCGCAACAAGGGCTTCACCTACGGGCCGTCATTAATAGGTCAAGCTGCATTCTTCCCCAACGGCACTTTGGGCAACGCCAGGTCCAAAGCAGACTATGATCTGTGGGCTGTTGATCGCAAGGAAATCGACAGCCGTATCAAGAAGGACGTCGAGGCTGTTCAGGCAGCCATCAAGGGAGTAAGTTTCTGTCACGGAATGAAGTGAACTCGAAACTGATCCTGTTAGATTGGTGGTCTCAAAACCCTCAACGACTACGCCACTGTTCTTTACCGAAACCAATGGAAGAACGCAAATCCTCGCAGTACAGCGCCCGGAATCATGACCAATTATACGCAGGATTTACTCTTTAGCATGGAGCGGCTAAGCCAAAATCCCTACTCTGTGCGGGCGGTGAAACGTGCAGAGGCGCTGCCGTTCAAGGTGTCGACTGATCTCGTTCGAAAAATTACAGGAACTTCTCTTGAAAACTTACATGCTAAGAGTTTGTTGTTCTACGTCGACTACAGATGGCAGCTAAAGTATCCCAAGACTACGGTTGAGCCTAAGCGATATGGAGCTGCTGTGGAAGCTTACTTCTTCATTCATCCCAAGACTAAAGACTTTCTTCCGCTGGCTATCAAGACTAATGTCGGCGAGGACTTGATATACACGCCTCTCGATGAGCCTAATGACTGGCTGCTCGCCAAGATGATGTTTAATGTCAACGACATGTTTCACTCGCAGATGCTTCATCTAGTCATCACACATGATGTGTCGGAAGCAGTTCACCAAGCTGCTCTTCATACTCTATCTGCCAAGCACCCCATCATAATTATTCTAGACCGCCTCATGCTCCAGGGGTATTCATCCAGAATCGTTGGAGAGGAGCTGTGTTTCAATCCGGGCGGCCACTGGGATCAGCTCATGTACATCAACAACGTCGGATGCCGAGACTACGTTACCGAGACGTGGCCAGTCGCTGGACGCTACCAAGCGGGCTATCTGCACAATGACCTCCGTGCTCGTGGTCTCATCAACGAAAAGAACGAATATCCGTTCAAGTTCTTCCCGTTCTTTCAAGACGCGAATGAGATCCATGGGGTGTACCGGACGTTCTTCAAGTCTTTCATCGACGCGTACTACAAGTctgatggtgatgtcgcCAAAGACTACGAAGTTCAGAACTGGTTTGCCGAGGCCACCAAGAGAGCCAAGGTACATGACTTCCCTCAGGGCAAACCTGTATACAAAGCCGCGCTTGTCGATGTCCTCACGCActttggcttcatcgtcagTGTGGGACATCATGCCCTTAACGGCGGTGACCCTGTTGGTTCAAAGGCCACTCTGCCATTCCATGTTCCTGCGTTGTATGCTCCTATCCCGGAGGCAAAGGGCGTCAAGGACCTGCTGCGGTTCATGCCTCCTGCGCCTAACGCGGTGCGCTACATTGCCTTTATTGCGTCGTTTAATCGCCCTTTTTATGAGACATCCGCGAGGACTCTGGAGCATGCATTCTCTCAGGATCAGATGTTGGGGAGATTGAATAAGGCGACTAAGGATGCGGCTGGGAAGTTCTTGGGTAGTATGCAGGCATTAAGCGGTAAGATTCGCGGCAGGAAGTTTGATAAAAATGGACTGAGCTTGGGAATGCCGTTTATTTATCGGACGCTGGATCCTAATTATATTCCGTTTTTCTGTTCTGTGTAGTACTGTGGATGGGAGGTGGCTATGGTGTTGGGTATATCTGTATAATAAGACTGGATCATTTATAATTTTTGATCAATTGTTACGTGTGATATAAACAGTAACGAGTTGGAGTCAAATTCAATTTCGAATTGTGCAAAATTTCCCTTCATGCTGGTATTCAAGTATcgacatcaaagacaacaccGCAACTGCCATTTGCTAAACCGCGACTTGCCGCGGGGCATTTGGGGATGGGAGGCGCGACATCGGCCATGACctcattcacattcacaacTTTGCATCAACAATGATCGCGCAAACACACTCGGAGGGATACATTGCATGACCGCCAATTATGCAAAGACCAGCACTATCAaaggccaagccaaaccTCCTCCTGTGCTTCGACGCGTTCGGCACCTTGTTCAGCCCCAAAGACTCCGTTGCCCATCAGTACGCCGAGATTGCACGCGAATGCGGTATCAGCAGCTTCAGCGACGATGAACTCCAGTCAAATTTGCTAGTGGCtatcaaagaagaaagaaagaagaatCCCAACTATGGGCAGGCGACGGGGCTTGGTGCGACTGGATGGTGGACAAATGTGAGTGCAACCAACTCGCCCAACATTTACGAATGATCGGGGCCATTCATTTATTACAATGCATCAACATAAGGATATATTTATGCTAACTCTAAAAAGATAATCCAAAAGACCTTCAAGCCACTCTTACAGAACAACCAAGCTTTACCCCCAACCTTGGTCCCCAAACTGATGCACCGATTCTCATCAAATGAAGGATACACAGCCGAGGACGGCCTTGTTACCACACTAAGAGCCTTTCGCCAGCAAAGACACCCGCAGTTTGACAACGTTGTAATTGGCGTAGTCACCAACTCAGACGACAGAGTGCCGAGCATTCTGTCTTCGTTTGGACTAAACGTCAGTCCCCTGCGGTACGGCATGACAAACGAGCCGGCTACGACCTCAGAGGCATATGACATTGACTTTCACTGCATGTCCTATGATGTAGGCGTCGAAAAACCGGATAAGAAAATCTTCAACGCCGCCGAGCTCATGTTGGCCCGTGTTATGACTTCCCGAAGTGGAAAGACTCCAACGGCAACTGAGTTGGAGAGTTGGCAGAAAGTGTATGTTGGTGACGAGTATGccaaagatgttgttggGTCTACTCGCGCGGGCTGGAATGCGGTACtgcttgatgttgatgggaagGCTTCGGATATTACTCGTCTAGAGGAATGCCGGCCGAGGCGTCTCAATGAGCTGTTTTCGGATCATGCCGTTGTTAGGGTTCGCTCGTTACGGAGCCTGGCTGAGTGGATGATGGGTACGGAATTGGGGGGAAAGTAGGTCGTTTTGCAGAGGCATAGACATCACTTGGGCTGATGACGTTAGTAGCATGATGCCTTGATATGCGAATATTGCAAACTTGCATTGGTAACCTTGGAAGATCGGACGGTTAGAAATAGACGATTAGCAATTACGTTCAATGGCAACAGTATTCTGACCACCACCGTTTCCAGAGCCGCATGCAGGAACCTGACGCTAGACATGATTGGTAAAGGCTAGAAACTTGAGAATGGGTTGCCAAGCACCTTGCCTTGTCCCCTGTTGCTTTCCTGCTATTGTGTGACTGCATCTCGAAAAGTTCTTTGGTCAGAATTCTACGTCAAGCTCATATTGCGAATACTATTGAGTCACCATCTGCACCATTGCGTAATCGGATGTAACGCAACCGCGAGTAGCAACCTTGCTGGCTGCCAATGACTCGGAATACCTTCCCCGGAGACATCTCATCAATTAGTGTCGGAGACATTCTTACGTGGCCCGCTTTTCGAATTGAGCCAAGATTCAACATTGTCAGCTTGCTTCATTCTAAAAGTATAAAGGTTAGCCGGGGCTGCTTCAATTTGCACAGGgctgaaaacaaaagaagaaaacataATACTCACTTACGTTAATAAATATCCCTGCTTCAATACACAATGAGCTCCAAATTATACGACGTCCTAATAATTGGCGGCGGTCCTGCTGGCCTCTCCATGGCAACCTCCTTGGCCCGACAAGTCTACTCAGCGTTAATTCTGGATTCAGGAGAATACAGAAACGCAAGAGCAACACACATGCACACCTTTCCAGGTTTCGACCATGTGAATCCAGCGGATTTCCGGGCCAAAGTGCGTGATGATCTGCGCAGGCGCTACGAGCACATCGAGTACAAGACAGCCAAGGTTAAGGAGGTGCGCAAACTGGACAGCGGCATctttgaagccattgacgagaatggcaatACATACAACGGAAAGAAACTCGGTCTGGGTACTGGCGTGCGAGATATCATGCCTTCTGACATTGAGGGCTACGAAAACTCCTGGGCACGTGGCATGTAAGTTGCAACAAGCTGTTACTCAAATGATATACAGGATACTAACAATCTCAGATTTCACTGTTTATTCTGCCACGGATTTGAAGAACGCGGTGCCGATTCAGTCGGCGTTTTAGCATCCGGCATGGTAACAACACCTGAAATGCTTTCCCACGTCACACCCATGGCAAAACGCCTcgcaaaaacaacaacaatatACACCAACGGGAACGATACTCTACTAAACCAAGTAAAGCCAATGCTACACAGCAGCAAAATCTCCTTTGATGACAGAAAAATCGCAAAATTAGAGCTGGAGAATGACACTGGGCCAGGTGTGATTGTACACTTTGCAGACGGGACGAGCAAAAGAGAGGGCTTCATCACAAATCACCCACGGGTTGAGCAGCGGTCGCCATTTGCAGGCCAGTTGGGGTTGGAGACTTCGCAGACGGGGGAGATTGTTGTTACGGGGCCGTTTAATGAGACGAGTGTGACGGGGTGTTTTGCGGCTGGGGATGCGGCTACGATGATGAGGAATGCGGTGCAGGCGGTTCATATGGGTGCGTTTGCGGCTGTGGGAGCAGTGGCGCAGTTGAATCATGagttggatgagaaggatgaaCTTTGAGAGGGAATTGCTTTCATGTTATTACGagtttgggtttggggatGGAGGAGGTATAGTAAAGCTTAGACTAGAGTCATTGGACCATGAAAGACCTCTTAAAAGAAGTTTAATGCGCAAAGGAGTGTCAGTGAGAACACATTCCATTTATAAAGCAATACAAAAGTTTGAAGCATAATTGCAAGTATTGTAAGAGTCGTAATCCActtttggatttggatgggATATTGAGTTCTGAGCCAAAGTGTGAACGGAACATGACTCGAACTAACTCTCTGCGTCAACGGCCCGTTCCCTTTTCCCGAAATGACCTAACGGTCAATTTCAGTAATACAGAGACTCACATATGTGAATCAAATTTTATTTATAAGTAACCTCATCTTTGCAGCCCATATGACATTATCGAATTGTGTCTTGGAAATGCAACAGTGAAGTGCATAGCTAGAGCATCGCGAGTAAGGCCAGCCAAACTCCATTGCTAGATGGACACGGAAAAGGCATTCATAACTCCTGTGCCAAGCTACGGCAACGGACTTGATTCGCCTGATGGTAATAATGAAGCGCGAATAGTCTCACCTGACACCGAACCTGGGCGTGAAGTTAGGTAGTCAGGTAGTCGGGCAGCCAACTTACCAACAGAATACACCGCACGACAAGTTGTGTCTGTTTGTTTGCTCTCACGAGACCTAGAATTCTGTTTCTCAGCTGCTCTTTGCCTATCTTGTCTGAGACTTCTTCCCGAAACGGGCCGGGCATATCTCCACTAAGTATAAACTGTCTTAttgagagagaaaagggaTGAGAAAGTATTCTCGGTAAGTAATGAGCACTAGTTACGTCCAGTCCGAAATAGTAACCTCGGGGTAGAACTGTGTCATCACGGCGATTCCCGCGAACAGTCTAGACCAAGACAAGGGAATTGTGGAAGTTGATGTCTGACATCAAGTCATGGTCTTGCGTGCACAACTCAAGAGAAGAAACATGAATTAAGCCATGTTTTTCCTGATTAGGGGCAATCACATATCTCATTAAGTGAAATTATCTCCGACCAACGGCAACTGGCGCATGTTTCATCTCACCCGAAGCCGACCGGCCCGCTTCGGCCGGTAGGTCCTCTCGACGTGAGACATGAGATCATAATGTGAACTGCCGAGAAATTTTGTATGATATATTCAAGACACGGCATGTAAATGCTCAATTGAACATGAGACTCACTCGTAATTATTCCAAGACCAAGTATATAAGATGGCTAACTTACCCAGGACCTCAACTGCTCATCAACGTCCCAACCCGTCTTAACCTActctcaaacttggccataCGTTTCTTCAACTCATTCAAACTCAACCACTTTGCAAAAATGAAGATCTCAATCATCCTTACCACAGCATTCATCAGCCTTGGTCTTGCCAGCCCGGCTTTTCATGCGTCACCGGACAAGCGCGCAGATTGCTCGTTCAAATCCCTCACCGACGCCAAAAACGCCCTGGCGAAAAATGATCTTCAAGCTGCCAGCGATGCACTCGATAGACTGGCCAACGACAGGGCCTTTTGCCCTACCGCTGCTAGAAATCttaacaaaaaagaaataaaaaggCTCAAGGAGACACtggccaaaaagaagaagtccGCTGGCTGGAAGCAAACTGGTGACTGGTACTGCCCTACATGGGCGAAAGTTGGTAGTGTGAATTGTTACTGGACAGGTATTGTTCACGATAACAAGCCTGAGCCTGAGTGTAAAGGCCATTGGGTGAAGCAACGCGCTGGATACTTTTGCGAAAAGTAGTTGGGACATGGCTGCGTTCTTGTAAGTTGGTTTTGAGGGGGACTTGGGTTCAAGTTTGTCATTGGAATACTACTGGTTGTTTTCTCTGACATTAATATAATCTGTTTTGCTCCCCTTTGCTATATCTTTCGCCTTATTTTCTACCATCGCGCGCGAAATCTCACTCTAGTCTGAGTTTAGCTATGACAGGAGAGGTGCTTAACCGTCATGGGTCTGTCAACAACCTACAATGACAGTAATGGGCTACTACATCTGACGCCGTACACGATGCTACCCAATTTTGGACAAGGTAGAATTGGGGTTGCTGTACTCTACGCAATCATATGTGTTACAATTCTCGGTTTACTAGACTTCTCTTAGCATCACTCGCAGTAATCTTAAAAGAGAGCTCTAATATAGTATCCATGGAAAATGTTGACGCCTCACATTTGCTAGCGAACTTGCTGGGAATCTCGTATACAAGCGGTCAACGCCTGCAAAAAGACGCATCCAAGACG
The genomic region above belongs to Pochonia chlamydosporia 170 chromosome 2, whole genome shotgun sequence and contains:
- a CDS encoding haloacid dehalogenase (similar to Metarhizium acridum CQMa 102 XP_007812665.1), coding for MQRPALSKAKPNLLLCFDAFGTLFSPKDSVAHQYAEIARECGISSFSDDELQSNLLVAIKEERKKNPNYGQATGLGATGWWTNVSIIQKTFKPLLQNNQALPPTLVPKLMHRFSSNEGYTAEDGLVTTLRAFRQQRHPQFDNVVIGVVTNSDDRVPSILSSFGLNVSPLRYGMTNEPATTSEAYDIDFHCMSYDVGVEKPDKKIFNAAELMLARVMTSRSGKTPTATELESWQKVYVGDEYAKDVVGSTRAGWNAVLLDVDGKASDITRLEECRPRRLNELFSDHAVVRVRSLRSLAEWMMGTELGGK
- a CDS encoding manganese lipoxygenase protein (similar to Eutypa lata UCREL1 XP_007796983.1) — encoded protein: MHLQSACVVTTLVLSVLALPQPLEALASLDSDNSQGCIPQDDLEPKKRAAAVEVRNKGFTYGPSLIGQAAFFPNGTLGNARSKADYDLWAVDRKEIDSRIKKDVEAVQAAIKGIGGLKTLNDYATVLYRNQWKNANPRSTAPGIMTNYTQDLLFSMERLSQNPYSVRAVKRAEALPFKVSTDLVRKITGTSLENLHAKSLLFYVDYRWQLKYPKTTVEPKRYGAAVEAYFFIHPKTKDFLPLAIKTNVGEDLIYTPLDEPNDWLLAKMMFNVNDMFHSQMLHLVITHDVSEAVHQAALHTLSAKHPIIIILDRLMLQGYSSRIVGEELCFNPGGHWDQLMYINNVGCRDYVTETWPVAGRYQAGYLHNDLRARGLINEKNEYPFKFFPFFQDANEIHGVYRTFFKSFIDAYYKSDGDVAKDYEVQNWFAEATKRAKVHDFPQGKPVYKAALVDVLTHFGFIVSVGHHALNGGDPVGSKATLPFHVPALYAPIPEAKGVKDLLRFMPPAPNAVRYIAFIASFNRPFYETSARTLEHAFSQDQMLGRLNKATKDAAGKFLGSMQALSGKIRGRKFDKNGLSLGMPFIYRTLDPNYIPFFCSV
- a CDS encoding thioredoxin reductase GliT (similar to Metarhizium robertsii ARSEF 23 XP_007823346.1); the protein is MSSKLYDVLIIGGGPAGLSMATSLARQVYSALILDSGEYRNARATHMHTFPGFDHVNPADFRAKVRDDLRRRYEHIEYKTAKVKEVRKLDSGIFEAIDENGNTYNGKKLGLGTGVRDIMPSDIEGYENSWARGIFHCLFCHGFEERGADSVGVLASGMVTTPEMLSHVTPMAKRLAKTTTIYTNGNDTLLNQVKPMLHSSKISFDDRKIAKLELENDTGPGVIVHFADGTSKREGFITNHPRVEQRSPFAGQLGLETSQTGEIVVTGPFNETSVTGCFAAGDAATMMRNAVQAVHMGAFAAVGAVAQLNHELDEKDEL